A stretch of Orientia tsutsugamushi DNA encodes these proteins:
- a CDS encoding toprim domain-containing protein produces MTDKINDSNNFNNIHNSKTEIENSKANSWNHNVAVKLTNGDIADGIVLLSDNNSLRADNTLKESINQLINDWKNSKFELQDRLIIADHKEAENINQNIRNYMKENGDLKGTEYSILISGAESKKYANYMAGDRIIFQTNDKDLQIQNSEFATLVSIDENKFVAKTDTGNEVSFDLNKISFKHGYATTVCNPQTAVKKDVYVLHNNGVGIESSNISMIGNAEQVRLYYNVQATKNVANLIEQLSTAKTDSINSKEENNDVQANEVRQYQSAQNYRKNDYYSNSEEDLQKLKDAIAYRADTIARDILGDPNKRLSTYGKLRWGDTGKIQVTTEGKYAGKWYDFSTGQKGDLLSLAQRERGYSFFEAKEYLKSMVGMSNISQRYQRPPKTDDSQQYTQQSESVKIAKVQNLYERSSRIHGYEIDTSPSAEVEIVKKYLENRGITFDKSTASSDLKGSILFDTQTRENYPAFTAFARNSKGEITGVQAVYLNSAGDKANILINRRSFGKISGSFITIAKRNANDPNITIIAEGAETALSLQQSGIKGNIIASAGISNLRNYSPFPGEKIIIAADNDSKNPITYNTVIKAAKMLEMKGAITCIVKPPENGDFNNLLQSCGDQSIRDIIEPEITKLTKAVETTKLTQTENNSIAKQNDITNVKELYNKSSSLYYFKQEEEAKVETIVVNKYSENHTGIYSSKIFNNS; encoded by the coding sequence ATGACTGACAAAATCAATGATTCAAATAATTTCAATAACATTCATAATTCAAAAACAGAGATAGAAAATTCTAAGGCTAACAGCTGGAACCACAACGTGGCTGTAAAGCTGACAAATGGTGATATTGCTGATGGCATAGTGCTACTTAGTGATAATAATAGCTTGAGAGCTGATAACACTCTAAAAGAATCAATAAACCAATTAATCAATGATTGGAAGAATAGTAAATTTGAGCTGCAGGATCGTTTGATAATTGCTGACCATAAAGAAGCTGAAAATATTAATCAAAACATCAGAAACTACATGAAGGAAAATGGTGATCTAAAAGGTACAGAATACAGCATTTTAATTTCAGGAGCTGAATCAAAAAAATATGCTAACTACATGGCTGGAGACCGAATTATCTTTCAAACAAACGATAAGGATTTACAAATACAAAACAGTGAATTTGCAACTCTAGTATCAATTGATGAAAATAAGTTTGTAGCTAAGACAGATACAGGAAACGAGGTAAGCTTTGATTTGAATAAAATAAGCTTTAAACATGGATATGCTACAACAGTTTGTAACCCACAAACAGCTGTCAAAAAAGATGTATATGTTCTTCATAATAATGGTGTAGGAATAGAAAGTTCTAACATAAGCATGATAGGGAATGCAGAGCAAGTACGGCTGTACTACAATGTGCAAGCTACAAAAAATGTTGCTAACCTAATAGAGCAGCTTAGCACAGCTAAGACAGACTCTATCAATTCAAAAGAGGAGAATAATGATGTTCAAGCAAATGAAGTAAGGCAATATCAATCTGCTCAAAACTATAGAAAAAACGATTATTATTCAAATAGCGAGGAAGACCTACAAAAATTGAAGGATGCAATAGCTTATAGAGCTGACACTATAGCTCGTGATATTCTTGGAGATCCAAATAAGCGCCTATCTACATACGGAAAATTACGTTGGGGAGACACTGGCAAAATACAAGTAACCACCGAGGGCAAGTACGCTGGAAAATGGTATGACTTTAGTACAGGACAAAAGGGTGATTTATTATCCCTGGCTCAAAGAGAAAGAGGATACAGCTTTTTTGAGGCAAAGGAATATTTGAAAAGTATGGTTGGAATGTCTAATATTAGTCAACGGTATCAGAGACCGCCTAAGACTGACGATTCTCAACAATACACTCAACAATCTGAAAGTGTTAAAATCGCAAAAGTTCAAAACTTGTATGAACGATCAAGCAGAATACATGGTTATGAGATAGATACGAGCCCAAGCGCAGAAGTTGAAATAGTAAAAAAGTATCTTGAAAATCGTGGTATTACTTTTGACAAAAGCACCGCAAGTTCAGACTTAAAAGGAAGTATACTGTTTGATACTCAAACGAGAGAAAATTATCCAGCATTTACAGCATTTGCAAGAAATTCAAAAGGGGAAATTACCGGAGTACAGGCCGTATATCTAAATTCGGCAGGAGATAAGGCGAATATTTTAATTAACAGAAGATCTTTCGGCAAAATCAGCGGATCGTTCATAACAATCGCAAAGCGAAATGCGAATGACCCTAATATAACAATTATAGCAGAAGGCGCTGAAACAGCATTGAGCTTGCAGCAATCAGGCATTAAAGGTAATATCATTGCTAGTGCAGGAATTTCGAATTTGAGAAATTATTCACCATTTCCTGGTGAAAAAATCATCATTGCAGCAGATAATGATAGCAAAAATCCTATAACTTATAATACTGTAATTAAAGCTGCAAAAATGTTAGAAATGAAGGGAGCGATAACTTGTATAGTCAAACCACCAGAAAATGGTGATTTTAATAATCTGCTGCAAAGTTGTGGAGACCAGTCAATTAGAGACATTATAGAACCTGAAATTACTAAACTGACTAAGGCAGTTGAAACAACCAAACTTACTCAAACAGAAAATAATAGTATAGCAAAACAAAATGATATTACGAATGTTAAAGAATTGTATAATAAATCGTCATCTCTATACTACTTTAAACAAGAAGAGGAAGCTAAGGTGGAAACGATAGTAGTTAATAAATATTCAGAAAACCATACAGGAATTTATAGTTCAAAAATCTTTAATAATTCATAA